One part of the Pelodiscus sinensis isolate JC-2024 chromosome 16, ASM4963464v1, whole genome shotgun sequence genome encodes these proteins:
- the LOC142818597 gene encoding uncharacterized protein LOC142818597 gives MSQPSEGSQPSTAPHDQPGGSREPARGRKRRAPAWSSAEIVDLIEVWGEASNVHDLRTSHRNAAVYGRMAASLAARGHQRSREQVRCKIKDLRQSYSRACLPGADPEACPHFHALDRILGPHAVPAPRDVIDPGAEGPLLDTEEEEEGSESQEPAASLPRTRDPRGTPQSRSPASSEAGEASTSAAPGTAGRTTPPAAAARARASRTARNQEDYQRRHLRFLDRQLRLQDHWVQEDLRLRQTVPCEATSRAC, from the exons atgagccagccatccgagggctcccagccctccactgctccccacgaccagcctggcggctcccgggagcctgcccgggggcgcaaaaggcgggcgcccgcctggtcaagtgcggagatcgtggacctcatcgaggtttggggggaagcctcaaatgtccacgatctccgcactagccaccggaacgcggccgtctatggacgcatggctgccagcctggccgccaggggccaccagcgcagccgggagcaggtgcgctgcaagattaaagacttgcggcagtcctactcccgggcctgcctgccaggggctgacccggaggcctgcccccacttccatgccctggaccgcatcctggggcctcatgccgtccctgccccccgggacgtgattgaccccggggcagagggaccgctcctggacaccgaggaggaggaagagggctctgagagccaggagcctgccgccagccttcccaggacccgggacccccgaggcaccccacagagccgctcgcctgcatcatcagaggccggggaggcgtccacct ctgcagcaccggggactgcagggcgcaccacaccgcctgcagcagccgcccgcgcccgggcaagcaggacagccaggaaccaggaggactaccagaggcggcatctccggttcctggaccgacagctccgtctccaggaccactgggtccaggaggacctcaggctgcgccagaccgtgccctgcgaggccacctccagagcctgctag
- the LOC142818599 gene encoding uncharacterized protein LOC142818599, with protein MEPRLALHLLVHVLDLLLQACQQWLEAAWHHLGNVSPLPLRLAALGAVEEPRRRPGTGVPRRIWRLDTSSDWWDRIVLERWDDRQWTQNFRMRRDTFLELCEWLAPALQRRDTRMRPAIPLQKRVAIALWKLSTPDSYRSVGNQFGVGRSTVGAVLMQVVKAINRVLLRRVVRLADPDAVIRGFGALGFPNCGGAIDGTHIPIRAPEHQASRYVNRKG; from the exons atggagccacggctcgccctgcaccttctggtgcacgttctggacttgctgctgcaagcctgccagcaatggctcgaggctgcctggcaccacctggggaacgtcagccccctgcctctccgcctggccgccctgggggccgtggaggagccgcggcggcgccccggcaccggcgtgccccgccgcatctggcgtctggacaccagcagcgactggtgggaccgcatcgtcctggagcgctgggacgaccgacagtggacccagaactttaggatgaggagggacaccttcctggagctctgcgagtggctcgcccctgccctgcaaagaagggacactcgcatgaggcccgccatccccctccagaagcgggtggccatcgccctctggaagctctccacgccggacagctaccgatccgtcgggaaccagttcggcgtggggagatccactgtcggagcagtgctcatgcag gtggtcaaggccatcaaccgggtgctgctccgcagggtggtccgcctcgccgacccggatgccgtcatccggggattcggcgccctcggcttccccaactgcgggggggccatcgacgggacgcacatccccatccgtgccccggaacaccaggcgtcccggtacgtgaaccgcaaggg ttga